One segment of Gadus chalcogrammus isolate NIFS_2021 chromosome 8, NIFS_Gcha_1.0, whole genome shotgun sequence DNA contains the following:
- the nmnat2 gene encoding nicotinamide/nicotinic acid mononucleotide adenylyltransferase 2, with protein sequence MTENAKTHVILLSCGSFNPITKGHIHMFEKAREYLHKTGRFIVIGGIISPVHDSYGKPGLVPSKHRLTMCQLAVQSSDWIRVDPWECYQQTWQTTCSVLEHHRDLMKRVTGCILSNVNTPSSTPVIGQPQNQAPPVYQNHNNLANKPTAVKLLGKVSESLGKMCCARPSMDRFTFIDENANLGPAMRYEEIELRILLLCGSDLLESFCIPGLWKDSDMEVIVGDFGIVVVPRDGADTERIMNHSSVLRKHTENILMVKDDVNHPMSIVSSTKSRLALQHGDGHVVDYLNQPVIDYILQTQLYITASG encoded by the exons ATGACAGAAAACGCCAAAACCCACGTTATTCTGCTGTCGTGTGGCAGTTTCAACCCCATCACCAAAGGACACATCCATATGTTTG AGAAAGCCAGAGAATACCTTCACAAAACGGGCCGCTTCATCGTGATTGGAGGGATCATCTCGCCAGTGCATGACTCTTACGGCAAACCT GGCCTGGTGCCCAGTAAACATCGGCTGACCATGTGCCAGCTTGCTGTGCAGTCTTCTGATTGGATCAG AGTGGACCCCTGGGAGTGCTACCAGCAGACCTGGCAGACCACCTGCAGTGTCCTGGAACACCACCGCGACCTCATGAAG cgaGTCACTGGGTGCATCCTGTCCAACGTAAACacaccctcctccactcctgtgattggtcagccgCAGAACCAGGCCCCACCGGTCTACCAGAACCACAACAACTTGGCCAACAAACCCACCGCAG TCAAGCTGCTGGGGAAGGTGAGTGAGAGCCTGGGGAAGATGTGCTGCGCCCGACCCAGCATGGACCGCTTCACCTTCatag ATGAGAACGCCAACCTGGGACCCGCCATGAGGTATGAAGAAATTG AGTTACGCATCCTGCTCCTCTGTGGAAGTGATCTTCTGGAGTCCTTCTGCATCCCTGGTCTGTGGAAGGACAGTGAT ATGGAGGTGATCGTCGGGGATTTTGGCATCGTGGTGGTCCCTCGTGATGGAGCCGACACGGAGCGAATCATGAACCACTCTTCTGTGCTCCGCAAGCACACG GAAAACATCCTCATGGTGAAGGATGACGTGAACCACCCCATGTCCATTGTCAGCTCCACCAAGAGCCG GCTGGCCCTGCAGCACGGAGATGGCCATGTGGTGGACTACCTGAACCAGCCCGTCATCGACTACATCCTGCAGACCCAGCTCTACATCACCGCCTCAGGATAG